GAGTTAGTAAGTCATATTCGTTCACAAGAAGACAAAATTTATTCACTcagaacattaaataaaaatacaacaataaaacGGAGTACTAgcttataatatatagtatctAACAACtgcatttataaaaaacaaattatgaaatacttGAAAAATTTGGACGTATTATTCCTTAGAATGCATGTCAACTGATAAAGAGTTCAAAACGCTGACAGTATTGCCACATTAAATAGCAATATTTTCAATACTTGACCTTAATATAGGGTAGCCTTCTGGTCACCAGAGGCGGCGATTAATCGCTTTGCATTTGTTTTTATAGAAAGCGAGTACTCAGACGAGAAGAAACGCAAAGCAGAAGAACATAACTTAGCTCCATATTTAGATAAATTGTTCAATGTCATTTATTGTAATCTCGAATTTAATTTCAGATGAACTTCACAGCAAGTTCAAGAGTTGTGcaccaaaaataattttctgtcaaagtgcAAAAGTTGAAACAGTTCAACAGGCATTAAAATTGTGCAATACATCCGTACATGTTATATCATTTGATGAAAATGAGAATTGTTTGACTTTTTCCAAATTTCTTGATAAGTATGGCAGAGGTACGGCAGTAGAAGACTTCAAGTAAGAAGTTAACAACTTTGCATAACAAcaattaaatgttaaattggtattaaattttcaaaaagaaTAATTTGACACACAAACATTAAAAGGAGaaactgtaattaaaatatatttttttaaaagcttagaTACAgcgtaatataaaataaattcagagAAATAATTGAACTAAAACTTTTTTCGATTATTCCAGACCAGCCGAGTTTGATCCTACACAAACAGATGCCTTTTTGGTACCAACCAGTGGTACCACCGGTCTACCAAAAACCGCTGTAttgaatcataaaaatattgtgGTGGGCTTTCCACTTACTCTGTAAGTATTTCAAAAaccaatatttaaatttaatatttcagcTTTATTCAGTTACAATACGAACAGCAATACATTGCCAAGAAGTTATATCTGACGCTATTTGACCATTTCATGCAGTTGGTTATATATCTTTTTTTCAGGAACTGCTGTACGAAGTTCCCAACACCATTTAAGCTAGCTTTGGTGCAATCTCCAGTGCAATGGTTATCATCCACCTTTGCATTTGTAATGTCAACATTGTTAAGATTCACGAGATTACAAACTTCATCCGCAACGACTCCAGAACAcgtttattcattgataaacaAATACAGGGTATGAAATATAAAAGTCATGCTTATGTTTAATGTTAAACGAATCTTCGTTTCCTAAAATATCAATGTTATTCACAGCCAAACTTCACGATCAGCAGTCCTACGTTTTTGACAACGTTGTTGAAACCGGGTGCACGGGAACAGTGTGATTTTTCATCTCTCGAAGTCATTTTGATAGGTGGCAGCTCTGTGTCTAAAGAACTCCTTAAAGAAGTGAAGGCAAGTCATTTTTCCAGTGATTAGTCTAATAGCTTGCGATCAGAAATTTAAGGATTCTGTCCTGTCATGACCTGGTCCtggttgtttttaaaatattatatggaGAAGCTCCTTTCTTTAGAGACACTATAGAAGTCTGACGCTGAAAAGCTGGTAGTATTATCTTGTTTGCAAGAGTAAATTAAGCCGTTGGTTACAGTCATTAACATTAATACCTGATAGTGATCGTGATAGAGTCAAATCTCATCACCAATTGACATCAGTGCAGTGTGGTTGGTCAGCAATTAATACCCTTTCATATGTGGATGGCGGCCGGGTGGGTGGTGGAAACACGTTTGatactaaataattaaataaatatctagtACTTGTAACAAatgttgtaataaaaaacatGTCTTTTTCAGAAAGTGAATCCAAAATTATTAGTAAGACTAGGCTACAGTATGACTGAAGCCACTGCTTTAGTTTTTGATCCAGGCTATTCTCCGTTTGGTTCAATTGGAGCACCAATACCTCTTTTGCAATATAAAGTAAGAATTCgtaaaatgaatgaaattgataaaattaaaaaaaaaaaccaaattcgtttattttactAGATTTGCTTGTTCTTTTGAAATTTATAAATCATCTATCATTGACCTTTTCCTTTTGGACCTCAAGTAAATATTTAAGTGTTGATTAATAAGAAACATTAgtgttaaaattcattttaaaatcaaattttattgaaataataaaaaatatcaaataataattaataaatttcgtTTTTAGCTGGTAGATACAACGACTAACCAAGTCATAGATAAACCAAATGTACCAGGAGAACTAAGACTAAAAGGTCCAACTATTTTTCAGgtaaaaaaacaactaaattatctttattaaaacagttcacaattattattgtatataacgaatacgttaaataaataataaatatgaattgaagatgaaatataaaattcgTAATCCCCAATTTAACAGCGGGATTTAATGTTTAATACAACATTTTTCAAAGTACTCGTTTGAATAtagtgtataatattataatcttattaCAGGGATACTACAATAACCCCGAAATGACAGCAGCTGCTTTCGACGAAGATGGGTGGTTCAAAACTGGTGACATATTATATAgagatgaatattataatttctattTCTGTGACCGCTTGAAACTGCTTCTTAAATATAGAAATCATCAGGTAAGTAATATAAAAGATTTGATATAACAGAATAAttcaagagacctgatggattgacgctggttccctgggaaatagGACGGGCCCTAATGTTGGatgctacatgcgttgacacattagcaccgtgtcatatcagggagtcAAAATCAAGATCGGGGGCCGCAGCAGTATAGGCTGAAACAAAACGGTAAGgggcacaagtatgcctcttTGACTgggttacatatttgttccttttgccgtggaaacCCTTtagccatggagtcgcagtgccaaaaaatttctccgaatcatttcaccgcgccTATTTGTCTCGACTGataacagaagggctggctcattttttggaCAAAGGAACAGCCTGGCTATccaatgcagccagtattcatGACACTACGTCATTATACGTGGAcattatttgtatagttattaggataagttagcttaaattCCTTACTGTattatttcttacaaaaaaagAGTTCTCGGGCCAAATTTAAATTTCAGGTTTCTCCAGTAGAAATAGAGTCTGTGATAAGAAAACACCCGGGGGTGTTAGATGTAGCAGTGACTGGTATACCGGACGCCGAGTACGGGGATCTGCCTGTTGCTTTGGTTATAACTCAAGACGGACACAACGTCACAGCCAAGGAAATCAAAGATTTAGTTAaaggtacttaaaatatttgcacgatgaatttattaagaaaaccaTAACTCTTAACGATTTTGTTTCTGATGTCTAAGAAGTCCATTAACAAATACACTTCCTAGCGGAACATTTGAGGGGTATTTGTAGTCCATATTAAAATGCTTGCCTACAAAGTGTGTTACTTATCCCCTTCTACTGCAATAAAAGCAATAACTTTCCACCAACAAATCCGCATTTGTTTTAATGCATGTGCTAAAATACAGTATTATGaagcatttaaattaaaaaagtgaaaATGGCCAAATTGCTACATTGGCCCTTAAACATAGGAGCCATC
Above is a window of Bicyclus anynana chromosome 8, ilBicAnyn1.1, whole genome shotgun sequence DNA encoding:
- the LOC112053121 gene encoding luciferin 4-monooxygenase-like; translated protein: MAHPSSDAVLWHMQELAARIVAESGIPSDRYHVGKMLLRSLRDAPDHLFQIDGATDEKDTFRSALERSTQCATAFRNLGLKYQDVIIIMAPNHINLVIPMYASLYLGIRVAGVDMTLGVNELHSKFKSCAPKIIFCQSAKVETVQQALKLCNTSVHVISFDENENCLTFSKFLDKYGRGTAVEDFKPAEFDPTQTDAFLVPTSGTTGLPKTAVLNHKNIVVGFPLTLNCCTKFPTPFKLALVQSPVQWLSSTFAFVMSTLLRFTRLQTSSATTPEHVYSLINKYRPNFTISSPTFLTTLLKPGAREQCDFSSLEVILIGGSSVSKELLKEVKAMNPKLLVRLGYSMTEATALVFDPGYSPFGSIGAPIPLLQYKLVDTTTNQVIDKPNVPGELRLKGPTIFQGYYNNPEMTAAAFDEDGWFKTGDILYRDEYYNFYFCDRLKLLLKYRNHQVSPVEIESVIRKHPGVLDVAVTGIPDAEYGDLPVALVITQDGHNVTAKEIKDLVKVSLTDTKQLRGGVAFVKEFPTTTTSKVDRVKLKELAKTLKRE